From a region of the candidate division KSB1 bacterium genome:
- a CDS encoding dihydrodipicolinate reductase, protein MNRVHVVQYGLGPIGMECIRALLRRPGLELVGAVDMDPQKVGKDAGLLAGAGRELGILVEPEPKQLLRRVQPEVVLHTTQSTLEAVAQQVRLCVEAGAHVISSTEELFWPWHRHPDLAAELDRKAQEAGVVIVGTGVNPGFVMDVFPLVLTSQCVEVRRIEVRRVVDAAKRRLPLQRKVGAGLRPEEFRALADGGKLGHVGLVESLFCLASTLGWKLDSVDEKLVPVLADREVSTPYLTVTPGCVAGIRHACRGLVGGREVIFLELQMYVGAEAPHDEVRIDGDPPVHVVVPGGIFGDTATVASLLNAIPRVLAAKPGLRTMPELSLPHGIAWATNTEEKGGDDGRRG, encoded by the coding sequence GTGAACCGCGTGCACGTGGTGCAGTACGGACTGGGGCCGATTGGGATGGAGTGCATTCGGGCTCTTCTGCGAAGGCCCGGTCTGGAGCTGGTCGGGGCCGTCGATATGGACCCACAGAAGGTTGGGAAAGATGCGGGCCTTCTGGCAGGTGCCGGGCGTGAGCTGGGAATCCTGGTGGAGCCTGAGCCCAAGCAGCTTCTCCGCAGAGTACAGCCGGAGGTAGTCCTGCACACCACGCAGTCGACGCTGGAAGCAGTAGCGCAGCAGGTTCGCCTCTGCGTGGAAGCTGGGGCGCACGTGATTTCGTCCACGGAGGAGCTTTTCTGGCCGTGGCACCGGCATCCCGATTTGGCTGCGGAGCTGGACCGCAAGGCGCAGGAGGCCGGCGTAGTGATTGTCGGCACAGGTGTGAACCCGGGTTTTGTGATGGACGTCTTCCCCCTCGTGCTCACCAGTCAGTGTGTGGAGGTACGGAGGATAGAGGTACGGCGCGTGGTGGACGCGGCAAAGAGGCGCTTGCCCCTGCAGAGGAAAGTGGGAGCGGGACTACGACCAGAGGAGTTCCGTGCCCTCGCCGATGGGGGCAAGCTTGGGCACGTGGGTCTGGTAGAGTCCCTCTTCTGTCTGGCCAGCACCCTTGGTTGGAAGCTGGACTCGGTCGATGAGAAGCTTGTCCCTGTTCTGGCGGATCGGGAGGTCAGCACTCCATACCTGACCGTAACGCCGGGCTGCGTGGCAGGCATCCGACATGCCTGCCGAGGGTTGGTGGGCGGCCGCGAGGTGATCTTCCTGGAGCTGCAGATGTACGTGGGGGCCGAAGCTCCCCACGATGAGGTACGGATCGACGGGGATCCGCCTGTGCACGTCGTCGTTCCGGGCGGGATTTTCGGGGACACCGCCACCGTCGCCAGTCTCCTCAACGCTATTCCGCGCGTCCTGGCGGCAAAGCCCGGTCTCCGCACAATGCCGGAGCTTTCTTTGCCCCATGGGATCGCCTGGGCGACGAATACGGAGGAAAAAGGGGGTGATGATGGGAGAAGAGGTTGA
- a CDS encoding aldo/keto reductase — translation MRTRKLGWTGEELTVIGLGAWAMGGGGWAYAWGPQDDRDSIATIQRALDLGINWIDTAAVYGLGHSEEIVGQAIQGRRDQVFLATKCSRVWDAQGHIYGRLKAWSVRQELEASLRRLRVDTIDLYQIHWPDPDQDLEEAWTEMAKAVEEGKVRYLGVSNFSVAQMERLRAIHPIASLQPPYSLLRRGVENEILPYCARHNIGVIAYSPLGSGLLTGKFDRQKLQSLPPDDWRRRGQLFQEPEFSVNLAFVDELQKLAARYTRPVSHLAIAWVLRRPEITAAIVGARRPSQIEETAPAADWELPSELEAEIDRLLQQRERQLASASI, via the coding sequence ATGCGCACGCGCAAGCTCGGATGGACAGGGGAGGAGTTGACCGTCATCGGCCTCGGCGCCTGGGCGATGGGTGGCGGGGGCTGGGCGTACGCCTGGGGCCCGCAAGATGACCGCGATTCCATTGCCACCATCCAGCGCGCCCTCGACCTCGGCATCAACTGGATCGACACGGCCGCTGTGTACGGCCTCGGGCATTCCGAGGAGATCGTCGGCCAGGCCATCCAGGGGAGGCGAGATCAGGTGTTCTTGGCTACCAAGTGCAGCCGCGTGTGGGACGCCCAGGGCCACATCTACGGACGCCTCAAGGCCTGGAGTGTGCGTCAGGAGCTCGAGGCGAGCCTGCGACGCCTGCGTGTTGACACCATCGATCTCTATCAGATCCACTGGCCCGATCCCGATCAGGACCTGGAGGAGGCCTGGACGGAGATGGCAAAGGCCGTCGAGGAAGGAAAGGTGCGCTACCTGGGTGTGTCCAATTTTAGCGTGGCTCAGATGGAACGTTTGCGAGCCATCCACCCCATCGCGTCGCTCCAACCGCCGTACTCCCTTCTACGCCGCGGCGTCGAGAACGAAATCCTGCCCTACTGCGCGCGACACAACATCGGCGTGATTGCCTACAGCCCGTTGGGCAGCGGCCTTCTCACCGGCAAATTCGACCGCCAGAAGCTCCAATCCCTCCCTCCTGACGACTGGCGGCGCCGGGGACAGCTTTTCCAGGAACCGGAGTTCAGCGTCAACCTTGCCTTCGTGGACGAGCTTCAGAAGCTTGCCGCCCGGTATACGCGCCCCGTTTCGCACCTGGCCATCGCCTGGGTGCTGCGCCGCCCCGAGATTACGGCGGCCATCGTCGGCGCGCGCCGTCCCAGCCAAATCGAGGAGACGGCACCCGCGGCGGACTGGGAGCTGCCATCCGAGCTCGAGGCGGAGATCGATAGGCTTCTCCAGCAGCGGGAGCGGCAACTGGCATCTGCCTCGATCTGA
- a CDS encoding RNA methyltransferase: MRKKSLEEQVWEQAELAERLGPRRLPIVGVLDNIRSAYNVGAILRTADAARVEELIVCGISPLPTRNEVRKTALGAEESVPWRYVVHPAEAIRELRGRGYQIVVLEKTEPCLPLWEPAYRFPVALVVGNEWHGVRDDVLTLADAAVFIPMFGRKTSLNVAVAFGIAVYELVRRLDAQNWLKGGGQE, translated from the coding sequence CAAGAAATCCCTGGAAGAGCAGGTGTGGGAGCAGGCCGAGTTGGCCGAACGTCTCGGGCCCCGTAGGCTCCCCATTGTGGGGGTACTGGACAATATCCGCTCGGCCTACAACGTGGGCGCCATCCTCCGCACGGCCGATGCAGCGCGAGTGGAGGAGCTGATCGTGTGTGGTATCTCCCCCTTGCCCACGCGTAACGAGGTACGCAAGACGGCACTTGGGGCGGAGGAGTCGGTGCCGTGGCGATACGTGGTGCATCCAGCTGAGGCAATCCGGGAGTTGCGAGGGCGCGGCTACCAGATCGTCGTCTTGGAAAAGACCGAGCCGTGCTTACCTCTCTGGGAGCCCGCGTACCGATTCCCGGTGGCGCTTGTGGTGGGGAACGAGTGGCACGGCGTGCGCGATGATGTGTTGACCCTGGCTGATGCTGCGGTCTTCATTCCGATGTTCGGGCGCAAGACTTCGCTGAACGTGGCGGTGGCTTTCGGGATCGCGGTCTACGAGCTGGTCCGGCGTTTGGACGCGCAGAACTGGCTGAAGGGAGGCGGACAAGAGTGA
- a CDS encoding thioesterase, which produces MGSERFRRQFKVTGNYVGPDDCAHAWFVQNVAQDVSIAVTEHHGFDTRWYRARGTGWVMRRFQAELVRPWILDDQIVVETWISKRKRVSVHRDYLFLDGAGAPLGGAQAEWVYLEASTGRPAPLSPEIEERLAVEPEEAISPWPEQGGEWAFADPGLRITRAVGYSDLDGYGHANNTVYLRWIADLLHQGGPGEFWMRRWRIEYRKAARLGQEVSLEAASCPLSSGGALWQVSIRDLLSSEELVRSWVVTWPRSAQDD; this is translated from the coding sequence ATGGGCAGCGAGCGCTTTCGGAGACAGTTCAAGGTCACCGGGAACTACGTCGGGCCAGACGATTGTGCGCACGCTTGGTTCGTGCAGAACGTCGCCCAGGACGTCAGTATCGCCGTAACGGAGCATCACGGCTTCGACACGCGTTGGTACCGGGCGCGCGGCACGGGTTGGGTGATGCGGCGCTTCCAGGCGGAGCTTGTGCGCCCCTGGATCCTCGACGACCAGATCGTTGTCGAGACGTGGATCAGCAAACGGAAGCGGGTATCGGTGCATCGTGACTATCTTTTCCTGGATGGCGCCGGCGCCCCACTCGGTGGGGCCCAGGCGGAATGGGTCTATCTGGAAGCTTCCACGGGAAGACCTGCGCCCCTATCGCCCGAGATAGAGGAGCGATTGGCGGTTGAGCCGGAGGAAGCGATCTCGCCTTGGCCCGAGCAGGGAGGGGAGTGGGCGTTCGCAGATCCGGGCCTAAGGATCACCCGCGCGGTAGGTTACTCGGACCTCGATGGCTACGGCCATGCCAACAACACCGTCTACCTGCGCTGGATCGCCGATCTCCTGCATCAGGGGGGTCCGGGTGAGTTCTGGATGCGGCGATGGCGGATCGAGTACAGGAAAGCGGCACGGCTCGGCCAGGAGGTGAGTCTCGAGGCTGCCTCCTGCCCGCTATCCTCGGGCGGTGCCCTGTGGCAGGTGTCGATTCGAGATCTCCTTTCGAGCGAGGAGCTTGTGCGATCTTGGGTGGTCACATGGCCTCGCTCTGCCCAGGATGATTGA
- a CDS encoding flippase-like domain-containing protein, with amino-acid sequence MRRSLGRLGKLAVGVVVSAVFLWLALREVQVRDVWLALRQGEYLWFLPALSVMFASHYVRAYRHRYLLLPVGNLPTPQLFSALMIGYMANTLLPAHLGELVRAYVVGRRGKIPASSALATIAVERILDVLTLLLLMAAALLVFPFPSWVRISGALTLLATLALAFFLLWMRRQEERATGLVRRNVGRVSARLASSLAGLLHSFVQGLAPLQRRRHYALVAISSALVWAGYAAVIRVLFRAYGLDAHFALGLKATVVTLVITTIAVVVPSSPGYVGTYHWLCMKSLELFAVPPEMALSYAVALHALNMLPVAGLGLVFAWKEGYSPSHLPNGRQAQIAST; translated from the coding sequence ATGAGACGTAGCTTGGGCCGCCTCGGAAAGCTCGCCGTCGGTGTGGTTGTTAGCGCCGTCTTCCTGTGGCTCGCGTTGCGAGAAGTCCAGGTGCGGGACGTCTGGCTTGCCCTTCGCCAGGGGGAGTACCTGTGGTTTCTACCCGCTCTGTCCGTGATGTTTGCCAGCCATTACGTGCGCGCCTATCGCCACCGGTACCTATTGCTCCCGGTGGGAAACCTGCCTACCCCCCAGCTGTTCTCCGCCCTGATGATCGGCTACATGGCCAACACGCTTCTGCCCGCTCATCTGGGCGAGCTGGTGCGGGCCTACGTCGTGGGACGCAGGGGGAAGATCCCGGCTTCCTCCGCGCTCGCCACCATCGCCGTGGAGCGCATCTTGGACGTCTTGACGCTGCTGCTCTTGATGGCTGCGGCACTCCTCGTTTTCCCGTTCCCGAGCTGGGTGCGCATTAGTGGCGCGCTCACTCTTCTGGCCACTCTGGCCCTCGCCTTCTTCCTGCTCTGGATGCGCCGACAAGAGGAGCGGGCTACGGGCCTTGTCCGACGCAATGTGGGCCGCGTTTCGGCGAGGTTGGCAAGCTCCCTGGCCGGCCTGCTCCACAGCTTCGTGCAAGGATTAGCCCCTTTGCAGAGGCGGCGTCACTACGCGCTCGTCGCCATTAGCTCGGCCCTCGTCTGGGCCGGATACGCGGCCGTCATCCGTGTCCTCTTCCGCGCCTACGGACTGGACGCGCATTTTGCCCTTGGGCTGAAAGCTACCGTTGTTACCCTGGTCATCACCACGATCGCCGTGGTCGTCCCCAGTTCGCCCGGCTACGTGGGCACCTACCACTGGCTCTGCATGAAATCGCTGGAGCTGTTTGCCGTTCCCCCCGAGATGGCGCTGAGCTACGCGGTCGCCCTCCACGCGCTGAACATGCTTCCCGTCGCCGGCTTGGGGCTCGTCTTTGCCTGGAAAGAAGGCTATTCCCCCTCCCACCTGCCCAACGGCCGTCAGGCCCAAATTGCCTCAACCTGA